One stretch of Gemmatimonadota bacterium DNA includes these proteins:
- a CDS encoding pyruvate dehydrogenase complex E1 component subunit beta has product MSARQITYREALNEALAEEMARDESVFLMGEEVAEYDGAYKVSKGLLDQFGPRRVVDTPISELGFAGLGVGAAMVGLRPVIEFMTFNFSILALDQVLNSAAKTLYMSGGQIGIPMVFRGPTGAALQLSAQHSQACEVWYVHAPGIKVVTPGTPADAKGLLKAAIRDNDPVAFMEGELLYNVKGEVPDPADGDHIVPLGVADLKREGSDVSIITHGKMVHLALQAAGQLEKDGVQADVLDLRSLRPLDVDAILATVRKTNRVVYVEEGWPYAGVGAQIAALIQEEAFDHLDAPVLRVTQADVPMPYAKNLEQLAKPTAKRVVEACNKVLYR; this is encoded by the coding sequence GTGAGCGCGCGCCAGATCACGTACCGGGAGGCGCTGAACGAGGCGCTGGCCGAGGAGATGGCACGCGATGAGAGCGTCTTCCTCATGGGTGAGGAGGTCGCCGAGTACGACGGTGCCTACAAGGTCTCGAAGGGCCTGCTGGATCAGTTCGGGCCCCGCCGCGTGGTGGACACCCCCATCTCCGAGCTCGGCTTCGCGGGGCTGGGCGTAGGTGCGGCGATGGTGGGGCTGCGTCCCGTCATCGAGTTCATGACGTTCAACTTCTCGATCCTGGCGCTGGACCAGGTCCTCAACTCCGCGGCCAAGACGCTCTACATGTCGGGCGGCCAGATCGGCATCCCGATGGTGTTCCGCGGGCCTACCGGGGCGGCGTTGCAGCTCTCGGCGCAGCACTCCCAGGCCTGCGAGGTCTGGTACGTGCACGCGCCCGGCATCAAGGTGGTCACGCCGGGCACGCCCGCGGATGCCAAGGGGCTGCTCAAGGCGGCCATCCGCGACAACGATCCCGTGGCCTTCATGGAGGGAGAGCTCCTCTACAACGTGAAGGGCGAGGTGCCCGATCCCGCCGACGGAGACCACATCGTGCCGCTCGGCGTGGCCGACCTCAAGCGCGAGGGGTCGGACGTCTCCATCATCACCCACGGCAAGATGGTGCACCTGGCCCTGCAGGCGGCCGGACAGTTGGAGAAGGACGGCGTGCAGGCGGACGTGCTGGACCTGCGCTCGCTGCGTCCGCTGGACGTGGACGCCATCCTCGCCACGGTGCGCAAGACCAACCGCGTGGTCTACGTCGAAGAAGGGTGGCCGTACGCCGGAGTGGGCGCGCAGATCGCGGCCCTGATCCAGGAGGAGGCCTTCGACCACCTGGATGCTCCCGTGCTGCGCGTGACGCAGGCGGACGTTCCCATGCCCTACGCCAAGAACCTCGAGCAGCTCGCCAAGCCCACCGCCAAGCGGGTGGTCGAGGCGTGCAACAAGGTCCTGTACCGCTGA
- a CDS encoding pyruvate dehydrogenase complex dihydrolipoamide acetyltransferase, with amino-acid sequence MATKVHMEALSPTMEEGQVVKWLKAEGDSVSNGELLAEIETDKATMELVARGEGVLRKIFVAEGGVAPVGAVIGVIAGADEDISGISGPSGGDGAAPAAKASDTQEPAADEPAAEPEDEAPEADEPEAEAAGTDASSEAKSAPADGGRVKASPLARRVASESGVDLSHVEGSGPGGRIVKKDIEAALARGPEKAAPKAGAPAPAPVMTLSGPESEDIPLSQVRKTIARRLTESLGPVPHFFLNIHVDMTRMQEARARINALLEPYGEKVSLNDLIIRATAAALTRHPECNAHWLGDKIRRFNRVHIGVAVAIEDGLITPVVRDAHVKGVAQIAREVKDMAGRAREKKLKPDEYTGSTFSISNLGMFGIYEFTAVINPPEAGILAIGGIEEWPVEDPLEGVRFVPRMKITMSCDHRVIDGATGARFLQTLKGMLEEPGAVLL; translated from the coding sequence ATGGCTACCAAGGTGCACATGGAAGCCCTCTCTCCCACCATGGAGGAGGGGCAGGTCGTGAAGTGGCTCAAGGCGGAGGGCGACTCCGTCAGCAACGGGGAGCTGCTCGCCGAGATCGAGACCGACAAGGCGACCATGGAGCTCGTGGCCCGGGGCGAGGGCGTGCTCCGGAAGATCTTCGTGGCCGAAGGCGGTGTGGCCCCCGTCGGTGCGGTGATCGGTGTGATCGCCGGCGCGGACGAGGACATCAGCGGGATCTCCGGTCCTTCGGGAGGCGACGGCGCTGCCCCGGCCGCGAAGGCGTCGGACACGCAGGAGCCCGCAGCCGACGAGCCCGCGGCCGAGCCGGAGGACGAGGCGCCCGAGGCCGACGAGCCGGAAGCCGAGGCGGCGGGGACCGATGCCTCCAGCGAGGCGAAGTCGGCGCCGGCCGACGGCGGACGCGTGAAGGCCTCGCCGCTGGCGCGGCGCGTGGCCAGCGAGTCCGGCGTGGACCTCTCGCACGTGGAGGGTTCGGGTCCCGGGGGTCGCATCGTCAAGAAGGACATCGAGGCGGCGCTCGCGCGCGGACCGGAGAAGGCCGCGCCCAAGGCGGGCGCCCCGGCCCCGGCGCCGGTCATGACGCTGAGCGGACCCGAATCGGAGGACATCCCGCTCAGCCAGGTGCGCAAGACCATCGCGCGCCGCCTGACCGAGTCGCTGGGGCCGGTCCCGCACTTCTTCCTGAACATCCACGTCGACATGACGCGGATGCAGGAGGCCCGCGCGCGGATCAACGCCCTGCTCGAGCCCTACGGGGAGAAGGTCTCGCTCAACGACCTGATCATCCGCGCGACCGCCGCGGCGCTGACGCGCCATCCCGAGTGCAACGCGCACTGGCTGGGGGACAAGATCCGCCGCTTCAACCGCGTGCACATCGGCGTGGCCGTCGCCATCGAGGACGGGCTGATCACCCCGGTGGTGCGCGACGCGCATGTGAAGGGCGTGGCGCAGATCGCGCGCGAGGTGAAGGACATGGCCGGCCGCGCCCGCGAGAAGAAGCTGAAGCCGGACGAGTACACCGGCTCCACCTTCTCCATCTCCAACCTGGGCATGTTCGGGATCTACGAGTTCACGGCGGTCATCAACCCGCCGGAGGCGGGGATCCTGGCGATCGGCGGGATCGAGGAGTGGCCGGTGGAGGACCCGCTCGAGGGTGTGCGCTTCGTGCCGCGCATGAAGATCACCATGAGCTGCGACCACCGCGTGATCGATGGGGCCACCGGTGCGCGCTTCCTCCAGACACTGAAGGGGATGCTGGAGGAGCCGGGCGCGGTCCTGCTGTAG
- the pdhA gene encoding pyruvate dehydrogenase (acetyl-transferring) E1 component subunit alpha yields the protein MADTHTREVEARSPGRGGDADGPMLGFSRTQCLDLLADMLLYRRFEEAAEEAYAIGKIGGFCHLHIGQEATAAGTIKPLRDDDYVITAYREHTQALAKGVHPKQVMAELFGRADGASSGNGGSMHIFDAAAGFMGGHGIVGAQTALATGIAWAIRYRGGEQVCICFMGEAAVNQGAFHESLNMAAIWSLPVIFVVENNDYGMGTKFSRVSTTPIVQRAASYDIATSQVNGQDVLATYRHFERLIAEVRAGGGPRYVDVLTYRFKGHSMSDPVSGTYRSKEEVEERIARQDPIHLLRDRMMEAGWLEQHQLEEIDRKVREICNAAVEFADNSPQPPETQLYENVYADLNEHGRLFFDGRDR from the coding sequence ATGGCCGACACGCATACCAGGGAGGTCGAGGCGCGGTCGCCCGGCCGGGGCGGTGACGCGGACGGGCCCATGCTGGGCTTCTCCAGGACCCAGTGCCTGGACCTCCTGGCGGACATGCTCCTCTACCGCCGCTTCGAGGAAGCGGCGGAGGAGGCGTATGCCATCGGGAAGATCGGAGGCTTCTGCCACCTGCACATCGGGCAGGAGGCCACGGCGGCGGGGACCATCAAGCCGCTCCGGGATGACGACTACGTCATCACTGCGTACCGGGAGCACACCCAGGCGCTGGCCAAGGGCGTCCATCCCAAGCAGGTCATGGCCGAGCTGTTCGGACGGGCCGACGGTGCCTCCAGCGGGAACGGCGGCTCCATGCACATCTTCGATGCCGCGGCCGGCTTCATGGGCGGGCACGGCATCGTCGGCGCCCAGACGGCGCTGGCCACCGGGATCGCCTGGGCCATCCGCTACCGGGGGGGCGAGCAGGTCTGCATCTGCTTCATGGGCGAAGCGGCGGTCAACCAGGGGGCGTTCCACGAGTCGCTCAACATGGCGGCCATCTGGAGCCTGCCCGTCATCTTCGTCGTCGAGAACAACGACTACGGGATGGGGACCAAGTTCTCGCGCGTCTCCACCACCCCGATCGTGCAACGCGCCGCCTCGTACGACATCGCCACCAGCCAGGTGAACGGGCAGGACGTCCTGGCCACCTACCGGCACTTCGAGCGCCTGATCGCCGAGGTGCGTGCCGGGGGCGGCCCGCGCTACGTGGACGTCCTCACGTACCGCTTCAAGGGTCACTCGATGTCGGATCCCGTCTCCGGCACCTACCGCTCCAAGGAGGAGGTGGAGGAGCGCATCGCCCGCCAGGATCCCATCCACCTCCTGCGCGACCGGATGATGGAGGCGGGCTGGTTGGAGCAGCACCAGCTCGAGGAGATCGACCGGAAGGTGCGGGAGATCTGCAACGCGGCGGTGGAGTTCGCGGACAACTCGCCCCAGCCGCCCGAGACGCAGCTCTACGAGAACGTGTACGCCGACCTCAACGAGCACGGCCGGCTCTTCTTCGACGGGAGGGACCGGTGA
- a CDS encoding TlpA disulfide reductase family protein has product MPARAAAQTTPADLPRADYGWTLRALDGGTLTLEAFRGRVLFINLWASWCTPCVRELASIERLQDALREHDVAFLAVAAESEASARRFLRSRSYALPFYVEEQRAPPAFPLRGIPTTWVVDREGRIAHVRHGEAEWDRPEVVAWLRTLAEPTGR; this is encoded by the coding sequence GTGCCGGCGCGCGCGGCCGCCCAGACGACGCCGGCCGATCTCCCGCGCGCCGACTACGGGTGGACGCTGCGGGCGCTGGACGGCGGGACGCTCACCTTGGAGGCGTTCCGGGGTCGGGTGCTCTTCATCAACCTGTGGGCATCGTGGTGCACGCCGTGCGTGCGCGAGCTGGCCAGCATCGAACGGCTCCAGGACGCACTGCGCGAACACGACGTGGCGTTCCTGGCGGTGGCGGCCGAGAGCGAGGCCAGCGCGCGCCGGTTCCTGCGCTCGCGTTCGTACGCGCTGCCGTTCTATGTGGAGGAGCAACGGGCGCCACCGGCGTTCCCGCTGCGCGGCATCCCCACCACGTGGGTGGTCGACCGCGAGGGGCGCATCGCGCACGTGCGCCATGGCGAGGCCGAATGGGACCGCCCGGAGGTGGTGGCGTGGCTGAGAACGCTGGCGGAGCCGACCGGGCGGTGA
- a CDS encoding response regulator yields MAINELPDVEAGLQHELATHLRRESYLPELAYVLLSGLAVFLLWPLVPGTQLAAWFTLVGVVSVVRLLVRRDLRTGSGSDAQVFRRTLVCAVAGALTWSLGPLWFARSLTMVELGLFTAIAAGLLAGAMSSLAAHRVAFVGVLSSLLLPLAAATLLNGMDRPQLTGLALIGICIVVLHTLYVRFHEALVDAVLTGKRLEISEAGAERERAFYGALFAATPTAVAALRPDGTVIAVNPAFERLFGYPADEVIGAELDELITPEGERGSARALTSRVSRGETVSTTLERRSKDGRLLDLYVAAAPVTHADGENVLVLYEDRTAERRARRAVRETERKYRDLVESSSDMVWSLDAQGRWTFLNASAEKIYGLPRDQMIGRPALERCDPERLRPDSRAFADLVAGAELTDYETVHLALDGSPRHLSFSGRVIRDESGRVAGAHGTARDVSERAAARRALEEARELAERAAQAKSTFLANMSHEIRTPMNGVIGMTELLLDTELSAEQRRSAELIHGSAESLLRVINEILDFSKIEAGRVDLEEISFDLPSLVDGTVRLLAIEASTKGVEVLYDVAPDVPRRVLGDAGRVRQVLTNLVGNAVKFTDEGEVIVTVQLVSSLGDRARVVFTVQDTGIGIPSDKIDQVFNDFSQAELSYTRRYGGTGLGLAIARRLVEKMGGEISVRSTPGTGSSFLFEVPLRIDERRTSPVARRRPRSLADVRVLVADDSDRSRGLVTRVMRDAEADVDEVQDGASALTRVRRAAEAGEPYRLLILDANMPGMTGFDLARAIRDDETLGETQIIMLTSAGMHGDGQRCRDLGILGYLPKPVARHELLRVAATVMESAGEAGERRELITRHTIDEVRDRLDILLVEDNPVNQQVAAGLLRKRGHTVDVVENGRLAVDAVRAGRYHVVLMDVQMPEMDGITATKLMREDPTLQDLPIVALTAHALNDERTQCLEAGMNAFVSKPFKPHELFAAVEGWGAMGAALAASQDDEPAAEAPVSDDGTPPVDLASFRATMAEVGLEDRVATTLGVFAGDAPGRIGALQDAIGRGNGAQVAATAHSLKSAAATIGAHTLAALLKEIEIAGRNSAFEEATQLAAAIEREGQAVIAYLEKQGIMAQEMAG; encoded by the coding sequence TTGGCCATCAACGAGCTTCCGGACGTGGAAGCCGGGCTCCAGCACGAGCTCGCCACGCACCTCCGCCGCGAGAGCTATCTCCCGGAGCTGGCGTACGTCCTCCTCAGCGGCCTCGCCGTCTTCCTGCTCTGGCCGCTCGTCCCGGGCACGCAACTGGCCGCCTGGTTCACCCTCGTCGGGGTCGTGTCCGTGGTCCGCCTGCTGGTCCGGCGGGACCTGCGGACGGGATCGGGAAGCGACGCGCAGGTCTTCCGCCGCACCCTGGTCTGCGCCGTCGCGGGCGCCTTGACCTGGAGCCTGGGCCCGCTGTGGTTCGCGCGGTCGCTGACCATGGTGGAGCTCGGCCTGTTCACGGCCATCGCTGCCGGCCTGCTCGCGGGCGCCATGTCCTCCCTGGCCGCCCACCGGGTGGCGTTCGTGGGCGTGCTGTCCTCCCTGCTCCTGCCCCTCGCCGCGGCCACCCTGCTCAACGGCATGGATCGCCCGCAGCTGACGGGGCTGGCGCTCATCGGGATCTGCATCGTCGTTCTCCACACCCTCTACGTCCGCTTCCACGAAGCGCTCGTCGATGCGGTGCTCACCGGCAAGCGCCTCGAGATCAGCGAAGCCGGGGCGGAGCGGGAACGGGCGTTCTACGGCGCGCTCTTCGCCGCCACGCCCACGGCGGTGGCCGCCCTGCGGCCGGATGGGACCGTCATCGCGGTCAACCCGGCCTTCGAGCGTCTGTTCGGATATCCGGCCGACGAGGTGATCGGCGCCGAGCTGGACGAGCTCATCACGCCCGAAGGAGAGCGCGGCTCCGCCCGCGCCCTGACGAGCCGGGTGAGCCGGGGGGAGACGGTCTCCACCACGCTGGAGCGGCGCAGCAAGGACGGACGGCTGCTGGACCTGTACGTGGCGGCGGCACCGGTGACGCACGCCGATGGCGAGAACGTCCTCGTGCTCTACGAGGATCGCACTGCGGAGCGGCGTGCCCGGCGCGCGGTGCGGGAGACGGAGCGGAAGTACCGCGACCTGGTGGAATCGTCGTCGGACATGGTGTGGAGTCTCGACGCCCAGGGTCGTTGGACCTTCCTGAACGCTTCAGCCGAGAAGATCTACGGCCTGCCCCGGGACCAGATGATCGGGCGACCGGCCCTGGAGCGCTGCGATCCCGAGCGCCTCCGACCCGACAGCCGCGCCTTCGCCGACCTGGTGGCGGGTGCCGAGCTCACCGACTACGAGACCGTACATCTCGCGCTGGACGGATCGCCCCGCCACCTCAGCTTCTCCGGCCGCGTCATCCGCGACGAGAGCGGACGGGTGGCCGGTGCGCACGGCACCGCCCGCGACGTGAGCGAGCGCGCTGCCGCGCGCCGCGCGCTGGAGGAGGCCCGGGAGCTGGCGGAGCGCGCCGCGCAGGCCAAGAGCACCTTCCTGGCCAACATGAGCCACGAGATCCGCACCCCGATGAACGGCGTGATCGGGATGACGGAGCTCCTGCTGGACACGGAGCTGAGCGCCGAGCAGCGCCGCTCCGCCGAGCTGATCCACGGGTCGGCCGAATCGCTGCTGCGGGTCATCAACGAGATCCTCGACTTCTCCAAGATCGAGGCCGGACGCGTCGACCTGGAGGAGATCTCCTTCGATCTGCCGTCGCTGGTGGACGGCACCGTGCGGCTGCTGGCGATCGAGGCCTCGACCAAGGGCGTCGAAGTGCTCTACGACGTCGCCCCGGACGTCCCGCGCCGCGTGCTGGGCGACGCCGGCCGCGTGCGCCAGGTGCTCACCAACCTCGTCGGCAACGCGGTCAAGTTCACCGACGAGGGCGAGGTCATCGTGACGGTGCAGCTCGTCTCGTCCCTCGGCGACCGGGCTCGCGTCGTGTTCACCGTGCAGGACACGGGCATCGGGATCCCCTCCGACAAGATCGACCAGGTCTTCAACGACTTCTCCCAGGCGGAGCTGTCCTACACGCGTCGGTACGGAGGGACGGGCCTCGGCCTGGCCATCGCCCGCAGACTCGTCGAGAAGATGGGCGGCGAGATCAGCGTGCGCAGCACGCCGGGGACCGGCTCCAGCTTCCTGTTCGAGGTGCCGCTGCGCATCGACGAGCGACGCACGAGCCCGGTCGCGCGCCGTCGCCCCCGGTCGCTCGCCGACGTGCGCGTGCTGGTGGCGGACGACAGCGACCGCAGCCGCGGTCTCGTCACCCGGGTCATGCGCGATGCGGAAGCCGACGTCGACGAAGTGCAGGACGGCGCCAGCGCGCTCACGCGCGTACGGCGCGCCGCCGAGGCGGGGGAGCCGTACCGGTTGCTGATCCTCGACGCCAACATGCCGGGCATGACCGGTTTCGACCTGGCGCGCGCCATCCGCGACGACGAGACGCTGGGCGAGACGCAGATCATCATGCTGACCTCCGCCGGGATGCACGGCGACGGTCAGCGTTGTCGCGACCTCGGCATCCTGGGCTATCTGCCCAAGCCGGTCGCGCGGCATGAGCTGCTGCGCGTGGCGGCCACCGTGATGGAGAGCGCCGGCGAAGCGGGGGAACGGCGCGAGCTGATCACGCGTCACACCATCGACGAGGTGCGGGATCGGCTCGACATCCTGCTCGTCGAGGACAATCCCGTGAACCAGCAGGTCGCGGCGGGGCTGCTGCGCAAGCGCGGACACACGGTGGATGTCGTGGAGAACGGACGGCTCGCGGTCGACGCGGTACGTGCCGGCCGGTACCACGTGGTGCTCATGGACGTGCAGATGCCGGAGATGGACGGCATCACCGCCACCAAGCTGATGCGCGAGGATCCCACGCTGCAGGACCTGCCCATCGTGGCGCTGACCGCGCACGCGCTGAACGACGAGCGCACCCAGTGCCTCGAGGCCGGCATGAACGCCTTCGTCTCCAAGCCCTTCAAGCCGCACGAGCTGTTCGCGGCCGTGGAGGGCTGGGGAGCGATGGGCGCGGCCCTGGCGGCGTCCCAGGACGACGAGCCTGCAGCGGAGGCACCGGTCAGCGACGACGGCACGCCGCCCGTGGACCTCGCCTCCTTCCGCGCCACCATGGCGGAGGTGGGCCTCGAGGACCGGGTGGCCACGACGCTCGGGGTGTTCGCCGGGGACGCGCCGGGGCGGATCGGCGCGCTCCAGGATGCCATCGGGCGCGGCAACGGCGCCCAGGTGGCCGCGACCGCGCACTCGCTGAAATCGGCCGCGGCCACCATCGGTGCGCATACGCTGGCCGCGCTGCTCAAGGAGATCGAGATCGCCGGGCGCAACAGCGCCTTCGAGGAGGCCACACAGCTGGCCGCGGCGATCGAGCGGGAGGGGCAGGCGGTGATCGCCTACCTGGAGAAGCAGGGGATCATGGCGCAGGAGATGGCCGGGTGA
- the lipA gene encoding lipoyl synthase, with protein MSDTTTQTPRGYAPAGKDTGVVKPKGSSRIRAHEGLATVELRARKPEWLKVRSPGGANYLRLKKLMRTEALHTVCEEAGCPNIGECWEAGTATFMILGDVCTRACKYCGVAHGMPTELDQDEPRRVAETVASMGLEHVVITSVNRDELPDGGAGIYAETVRRIHAAVPGCSVELLIPDFKGDEEALAVVLDSSPAILGHNLETVERLHPDVRPGGRYWRSISFLGASKRIRPDILTKTGIILGMGEEPDEVRQAMIDLREAAVDILTLGQYLRPSPMHIPVARWVTPDEFAEWKRVGEQELGFKHVESGPLVRSSYHAKEQAREVEAGGPGRIQSVLEADVLAPAELPTGHFAGLGNKLVQLDVGRPGRAFGDKS; from the coding sequence GTGTCGGACACCACGACCCAGACCCCTCGGGGATACGCGCCCGCCGGGAAGGACACCGGCGTGGTCAAGCCCAAGGGCTCGTCGCGGATCCGGGCCCACGAGGGCCTGGCCACCGTCGAGTTGCGGGCCCGCAAGCCCGAGTGGTTGAAGGTGCGCTCCCCGGGCGGGGCCAACTACCTCCGCCTCAAGAAGCTCATGCGGACCGAGGCACTCCACACGGTCTGCGAGGAGGCGGGCTGCCCCAACATCGGTGAGTGCTGGGAGGCCGGCACGGCCACCTTCATGATCCTGGGGGACGTCTGCACGCGCGCCTGCAAGTACTGCGGGGTGGCGCACGGCATGCCCACGGAGCTGGACCAGGACGAGCCGCGCAGGGTCGCGGAGACCGTGGCCTCGATGGGCCTGGAGCACGTGGTCATCACGTCCGTGAACCGCGACGAGCTCCCGGACGGGGGCGCGGGCATCTACGCGGAGACGGTCCGGCGGATCCACGCTGCGGTCCCGGGCTGCTCGGTCGAGCTGCTCATCCCGGACTTCAAGGGGGACGAGGAGGCGCTGGCCGTGGTGCTGGATTCCAGCCCCGCGATCCTGGGCCACAACCTGGAGACGGTCGAGCGGCTGCACCCGGACGTCCGTCCCGGCGGTCGCTACTGGCGTTCGATCTCCTTCCTCGGCGCGTCGAAGCGCATCCGGCCCGACATCCTCACCAAGACGGGGATCATCCTGGGCATGGGCGAGGAGCCGGACGAGGTCCGGCAGGCGATGATCGATCTGCGGGAGGCCGCGGTCGACATCCTCACCCTGGGGCAGTATCTGAGACCATCTCCCATGCACATCCCCGTGGCCCGGTGGGTGACGCCCGACGAGTTCGCGGAATGGAAGCGTGTGGGCGAGCAGGAGCTGGGCTTCAAGCACGTGGAGTCCGGACCCCTGGTCCGGTCGAGCTACCACGCCAAGGAGCAGGCGCGGGAGGTGGAGGCCGGGGGGCCCGGCCGCATCCAGAGCGTTCTGGAGGCGGACGTGCTGGCACCGGCCGAGCTGCCGACCGGGCACTTCGCCGGACTGGGGAACAAGCTGGTGCAGCTGGACGTCGGGCGGCCGGGGCGCGCCTTCGGCGACAAGTCCTGA
- a CDS encoding TonB-dependent receptor — protein sequence MIDSPHRLRASVGTLLALLLGGAAPAAAQTEELRGRVLQEDGRPIPWATVAAAGSQVVADADARFRLAGLQRGTLMLVVSAPGFGVTERRVDVPAADDLVVVLRPDPVALDALTVTGTMKRVSVAASPVKVEVIPAAVLARSATNNLTEALRHVNGVATQLDCGVCYTNGIRIHGMAGPYTAVLIDGMPIMGALASVYGLNGINPSLIEQVEIVKGPSSTLYGSEAMAGVVNVVTKDPRFAPRWSVDASASDDAEANLDFAFTTEPGELSALFSGNVAYDGRYVDDNDDGFSDFPLERRAVLFAKADLHRDGRPRGALTARAFFEERFGGVEGFTPTHRGSDSVYGESIRTGRMELLGTWHPGPLPSLRVEGSFTLHTQDSYYGATPFQADQRTALLNALWSASPGRHDLLAGLTLRHLHYDDDTPATARAERRVVPGLLVQDEVRWDRLSLLAGLRVDRHAEHGTILSPRVAAKWEPWEHTAVRLNAGTGFRVVSVFTEDHAALTGARDVVLEDALAPERSRSVTLNLNQVVEMGPHPMMIDLDLFHTRFSNKIVPDYDRDPDLIVYGNLDGHAISRGVSLALNQNVGFDRFLYSFGVTWQDVFQVAPDGARARELFAPELRGVASATLALRSLPLTLDYSATVTGPMRLPSYPAPFERPERSPTFALHDVRLAWRLPQESELYLAIANVLDHVQPSPLVDPERPFGDAFDTSYVYGPLRGRSLRLGLRYGVAR from the coding sequence ATGATCGACTCCCCTCATCGCCTGCGCGCGAGCGTAGGCACGCTGCTCGCGCTTCTCCTCGGCGGCGCCGCCCCGGCGGCGGCCCAGACGGAGGAGCTGCGCGGTCGCGTGCTCCAGGAGGACGGGCGGCCCATCCCCTGGGCGACGGTCGCCGCGGCCGGATCGCAGGTCGTGGCCGATGCGGACGCGCGCTTCCGCCTGGCCGGGCTCCAGCGCGGCACGCTCATGCTGGTCGTCTCGGCGCCCGGCTTCGGCGTCACCGAGCGCCGCGTGGATGTCCCGGCCGCGGACGACCTCGTGGTGGTCCTGCGTCCCGATCCGGTGGCGCTCGATGCCCTGACCGTCACGGGCACCATGAAGCGCGTCTCGGTCGCGGCCTCCCCGGTGAAGGTCGAGGTGATCCCCGCCGCGGTGCTCGCTCGGAGCGCCACCAACAACCTCACCGAAGCCCTGCGACACGTGAACGGCGTGGCCACCCAGCTGGATTGCGGGGTGTGCTACACGAACGGCATCCGCATCCACGGGATGGCCGGACCGTATACGGCGGTCCTGATCGACGGGATGCCCATCATGGGTGCGCTGGCGTCCGTCTACGGTCTGAACGGCATCAATCCGTCCCTCATCGAGCAGGTGGAGATCGTGAAGGGCCCCTCCTCCACGCTCTACGGCTCCGAGGCGATGGCCGGCGTGGTGAACGTGGTGACCAAGGATCCGCGCTTCGCGCCCCGGTGGTCCGTGGACGCCTCGGCCAGCGACGATGCCGAGGCCAACCTCGATTTCGCCTTCACGACCGAGCCGGGGGAGCTGAGCGCCCTGTTCAGCGGCAACGTGGCCTACGACGGCCGCTACGTGGACGACAACGACGACGGCTTCAGCGACTTTCCGCTCGAACGACGGGCCGTGCTGTTCGCCAAGGCGGACCTGCACCGGGACGGCCGGCCCCGGGGTGCGCTCACGGCCCGCGCGTTCTTCGAGGAGCGCTTCGGCGGGGTCGAGGGCTTCACGCCCACACATCGAGGGAGCGACAGCGTCTATGGCGAGTCCATCCGCACCGGACGGATGGAGCTGCTCGGCACCTGGCACCCGGGACCCCTGCCCTCCCTGCGCGTCGAGGGCTCGTTCACGCTGCACACCCAGGACAGCTATTACGGTGCGACGCCCTTCCAGGCCGACCAGCGCACCGCGCTGCTCAACGCGCTGTGGAGCGCGAGCCCCGGCCGGCACGACCTGCTGGCGGGCCTGACGCTGCGCCACCTCCACTACGACGACGACACGCCCGCGACGGCGCGCGCCGAGCGCCGGGTCGTACCGGGTCTGCTGGTCCAGGACGAGGTGCGGTGGGACCGGCTGTCGCTGCTGGCCGGCCTGCGCGTCGACCGGCACGCGGAGCACGGGACCATCCTCTCTCCACGCGTGGCGGCGAAGTGGGAACCGTGGGAGCACACGGCCGTGCGCCTCAACGCCGGGACCGGCTTCCGTGTGGTCAGCGTCTTCACGGAGGACCACGCAGCGCTGACGGGCGCTCGGGACGTGGTGCTGGAGGACGCGCTCGCCCCGGAGCGCTCCCGCAGCGTGACGCTGAACCTGAACCAGGTCGTGGAGATGGGACCCCATCCCATGATGATCGACCTGGATCTCTTCCACACGCGCTTCTCCAACAAGATCGTCCCGGACTACGATCGGGATCCCGACCTGATCGTGTACGGCAACCTGGACGGACACGCGATCAGCCGCGGGGTCTCGCTGGCGCTGAACCAGAACGTGGGCTTCGACCGCTTCCTCTACTCGTTCGGCGTCACCTGGCAGGACGTCTTCCAGGTCGCGCCCGACGGCGCGCGTGCGCGTGAGCTGTTCGCGCCCGAGCTGCGCGGCGTGGCCAGCGCCACGCTGGCGCTGCGCTCTCTGCCGCTGACCCTCGACTACTCGGCGACGGTGACCGGACCGATGCGACTGCCTTCGTATCCGGCCCCCTTCGAACGGCCGGAGCGCTCTCCCACCTTCGCGCTGCACGACGTGCGGCTCGCGTGGCGACTACCGCAGGAGTCCGAGCTCTACCTCGCGATCGCCAACGTGCTCGACCACGTGCAGCCGAGCCCGCTCGTGGATCCGGAACGCCCCTTCGGCGACGCGTTCGACACGTCCTACGTCTACGGCCCGCTCCGTGGTCGTTCCCTGCGCCTGGGCCTCCGATACGGGGTGGCCCGCTGA